A window of Candidatus Zixiibacteriota bacterium genomic DNA:
GCGTCTCTCTCAGCCGGATTATAGGTTCCATCGGCCACATTCAGCTTGCTGGCATAGGCATCAGCGAACGGTGTTTGCGGCAGACCGAGCTCGGTCTGCTCGCGGCGTTCATTCGATGCCAGTAGCTCTTCGATTTCCGACATCTTCGGAAGATCAGCGAGCGAATTCAATCCGAAGAATTTGAGGAACTCCTCGTTTGTCCCATACTGAAGCGGTTTACCAACCGTCGTCGCGCGTCCGGTAATGAGCACCATATTTTTCTCAAGCAGCGTATTGATGACGCCATCCGAGGAGACACCGCGAATTTGCTCGATTTCATTTTTAGTCACCGGCTGTTTGTAGGCGATAATAGCAATCGTTTCGAGAGCCGCGCGAGTCAGACGCATTTTGCGCCGACGCGCGAAAAGCTCCTCGACATAGCCAACATAATCCGGCAAGATGTAAAACTGATAGCCGCCCGCTATCTCGCGGATTCTAAACGATGAGCCAGTCTCGGTGTAACGGACATTCAACTCGGTGACTGCCTGCGCAATTCTGGACGGAGTAAGCGAGCCGGTCACATTGACTATGCGCGAAACAGATAGCGGTTCAGGCGAAGCCAAAATCATGGCTTCGACAGTCGACTGGATATAGGCATCATCTATCATACTTCATTAACCTGTTCGTCTATTGGTTCATAGGCAATAAGATCAATTTCTCGATGCGGCGCATCATAAAACTCTCCGCGGTACACCCGAAGGGCCGAGAATGGAAAGGCCTGCTGAAGATTGACTCTTCGCGTGCGGGCCAGTTCGAGCATGGCAATGAATGACACGACCGCCGTCATTTTCTTCGGATGATCTATATAAAGATCTTCAAACAAGGCCGACTCTTCGCCTTTAAGATACCGCATAATGAGCAACATACGCTCTTCAATTGATATTTCCTCCGGCACAACCTCATGAAATATCTCCGGCTTTTTGCCAGCCATGAGGTTTCGGTAAGCCGCCATAAGATCAAAAAGAGTTGTCGCGGGCGAAAGGTCGACCCGTCCTTCGATTTTTCCAAGCGGCGCTGGTGGGACATAATGCTGCTCTTCGAGCAGGGCTTTTTCGCGGAGAACTTCGGAGGCTTCTCTGTACTTTTTGTACTCCATGAGCGCCCAGATAAGCTCTTCGCGCGGGTCCCCTTCATCAAGTTCAGCCTCAAAACTGGGCAGAAGCAGGCGGGTCTTTATCCGAATGAGCGTGGCCGCCATCAGCACAAATTCGCCAGCGACCTCGAGGTTGAGCGTCTGCATCATCTCGATATATTTCAAATACTGGCGCGTAATCTTTGCGATAGGAATATCGGAAATATCGACTTCTTCTTTTTTTATGAGAAAGAGAAGCAGATCGAGCGGTCCGCTAAAGACACCAATGTCGACTTGGTAATTTTCGCGATATTCGTCCGGCGCATCGACCGATCGAAACTCGGCCTGTGATGACACTACCGAGCTTGGGGCCTTGCTCATGACAGTTGCTTTCTATAATCTGTTTTCATAGCGCTACGCACCTTGTCCATAACATTCTGGGCGCGGTTTCGTGCCCGTTCCGCTCCTGTATTTAATACATCCCAAACGTAATCTGGTTTTGAAGAAAGTTGTTTCCTTTTCTCTCTGATTGGCCTGAGAACGGAATTGAGATTGGCCGCAAGTTTCATTTTACAGTCGACACACCCAAGTTCTCCTGTCCGGCATGGAGGGGCAATAACCTCGGTTGCGTTTTCAGTATATATCTTATGCAAAAAATAAACCGGGCAAATATCGGGATTACCCGGATCACCACGCCGAACCTTTTGCGGATCGGTTATAAATGTCCGTATCCGTTTTTCGGTCTGTTCTTCGGTGTAATCAATCGGGATATGATTGTCGTATGATTTGGACATCTTCCTGTTGTCAGCCCCAAGTATCAGCGGGGTCTCAGCAAAGAGCGCCTGCGGTTCGACGAAGACTTTCTTATATGTGGAATTGAATCGTTTTGCTAAATCTGCGGCCAACCAAATATGCTTCTCCTGGTCTTTGCCGACGGGCACTTTATCGGCATTATATAGACATATATCTGCGGCTTGAAGCACCGGATATCCCAGAAATCCATACGAATCCAGCTTCTCTTTTTTCTCGATATATGTGGGTAGTCGGGTCAAAGTCGGGACACTTATGAGCATGGAAAATATCAAATGAAGCTCGGCGTGCTCTTTTACTTCAGACTGAATAAATATCGCGCACTTTTCCGGATCGAGCCCGGCGGCGAGGAAATCGATCCCCATTTGAAAAATGCGGTCTTTGAGGCCGACTGTGTCATTATAATCAGCAGTCAGGGCATGCCAGTCCACAACACAGATAAACATCCAGTATTGGTCTTGTAAACGAACCCAGTTTCTGAGCGCGCCTTCGAGATTGCCGATATGCAATGCCCCGGTTGGCTGCATTCCGGAGAGGACTGTTTCCTTCTTTTTTTTTATATCATTCATATATAGGGCACTGGATTATACATGTGCCGATGGTAGAGGGAAGAAGGCGTTAAATCAATTAAAAATAGCGGGCACGTTTTCTGTCGTTTTGCTGGTGATGCCCAGCCACGTCGCCATATTATCTTGTACCACACTCCCGACATTCGTCGGGACGGTGTGATCTTCAAGTTGGTGCAGGCCAGAGACGGCCTG
This region includes:
- the scpB gene encoding SMC-Scp complex subunit ScpB, with translation MIDDAYIQSTVEAMILASPEPLSVSRIVNVTGSLTPSRIAQAVTELNVRYTETGSSFRIREIAGGYQFYILPDYVGYVEELFARRRKMRLTRAALETIAIIAYKQPVTKNEIEQIRGVSSDGVINTLLEKNMVLITGRATTVGKPLQYGTNEEFLKFFGLNSLADLPKMSEIEELLASNERREQTELGLPQTPFADAYASKLNVADGTYNPAERDA
- a CDS encoding segregation/condensation protein A: MSKAPSSVVSSQAEFRSVDAPDEYRENYQVDIGVFSGPLDLLLFLIKKEEVDISDIPIAKITRQYLKYIEMMQTLNLEVAGEFVLMAATLIRIKTRLLLPSFEAELDEGDPREELIWALMEYKKYREASEVLREKALLEEQHYVPPAPLGKIEGRVDLSPATTLFDLMAAYRNLMAGKKPEIFHEVVPEEISIEERMLLIMRYLKGEESALFEDLYIDHPKKMTAVVSFIAMLELARTRRVNLQQAFPFSALRVYRGEFYDAPHREIDLIAYEPIDEQVNEV
- the trpS gene encoding tryptophan--tRNA ligase, producing MNDIKKKKETVLSGMQPTGALHIGNLEGALRNWVRLQDQYWMFICVVDWHALTADYNDTVGLKDRIFQMGIDFLAAGLDPEKCAIFIQSEVKEHAELHLIFSMLISVPTLTRLPTYIEKKEKLDSYGFLGYPVLQAADICLYNADKVPVGKDQEKHIWLAADLAKRFNSTYKKVFVEPQALFAETPLILGADNRKMSKSYDNHIPIDYTEEQTEKRIRTFITDPQKVRRGDPGNPDICPVYFLHKIYTENATEVIAPPCRTGELGCVDCKMKLAANLNSVLRPIREKRKQLSSKPDYVWDVLNTGAERARNRAQNVMDKVRSAMKTDYRKQLS